The DNA region AAGGTTGTTGAAGAATTCAGAAAATGAAAGGTACCAATGATTCTTTCTTTGAGGTATGGAGGCTTTTATTCAAAAATATGAGTTTGGAAGAACTTGATGAAGCTGCAGTTATAGCTAGACTACTTTGGCCGAGATTGAATAATGTGATACATGGTCAAGATTTTTCTCATCCAAACTTTATTCTCAGTAAAGCTAAAGAGgagttatattttttcaaagaggTGCAAGGGAAGCACCCAGTTAAAGCATCTATAGAGCCAAGTAGGATTTGTGTATGGCATAAACCTCCAGAGGATATTTACAAAgtgaattgggatgcagctACAAGTAATATTGATGGAAGAATTGGAATAGGGGCTATCATGAGAGATTCTAATGGCAATGTTATTGGAACTCGTCGAGCTTCACATGACTTAGAAGCATATGCACTCATGTAGCAGTATTGTTAAGTCAAGAGGTAGGAATTAAACAGCTTATCATGGAAGGTGATGCTCTTCATCAGGTCATAAACAATCTTATAAGCTTGTTACTGACTGGAGCCAAGGAGGTCTACTGATTGAAGATGCAAAAGATATGCTCAACTCCTTTGCCCAAAGGTCTACTTGCCATATTAAGAGAGAGGGTAACATGGCTGCTCATATTTTAAGTAGAAATGCTCTTGAGTTGAACGAAGACCTGTATGATTTACTGATATACATGTACCCTTAAACATTGTTTCGTGTCTCCAACtcacaaattaatattattatcagctctctttataaaaaataatattagtaaaggagaaatatttaaaatattttaataaaataattaggaactgataaaattcataatactttaaaataagtataagatatacaaaaataaattcaagaatttcgcttttataaaatctgtttTTAATCCTAGCGCTTGTGCAAGTAAAAGTCTCtctgttgaaaaataaaaaagtaaaagtcTCTCTCTAAAGGTTCATTAGTTTCGGATTTATGAAATCTCTGCGTGAACAAAACACTTCTCCCGTTTCAAATCAAtccaaaatattttcaaactgcGAAAGACACCCACCTCCCTCTCCCACACACATATTCCGGAATActtcattttatctctgattCGTAGCATCCATCTCTCCTTATctgttgctctctctctcttctctggtTCTTTCATGGAAAACAAGAGCAACGCAGGCAGCGATGCCAAAGTTGGTTCCGAATGTGCCAAGCCAAATCTTACCAACCATCATGAAGACCCTAATTATGTGCATGTTGAGGAACAAGAACAGGAAGTAGAGGTAGGCGGATCCGGCATCGAGCAAGCTCCTCAGCCGCCGCGTCAGCCCCCTAGAACCCCCTTTACTAATCTAAGTCAGGTCGAGGCTGACCTCGCTCTCGCACGTACCCTTCAGGAGCAGGTGCTTTTCTTCCCtctatattattttgttttatttttctgaatttCACACTTTAGGGTTTCTTGTGCAATTGTGCTTAACGAAacgattcttcttcttcttcttcttcttcttttttgggcGTAAAATAAAGTAGTTGGTTTTCTTGTAATTTGTAATGGCATTATTAAACTCTGATTTTGGAGCTGAACTTTTAGTATCGGTTAGTTTGCTTGGGAGGCACAGGAGAGGGATATTAAATTGAGACTAGTGCTGTCGGTTGGGGAATACAGGGCTTGGTATATGTACTCTTAGTTGGTTTCTTCatttaagaaattaaataacTGCTGAAGACGTAATAAATTATAgtctactttattattattattattattattattattattattattattattattattattattattatttacattgGTTTCATGGTTTTCCTTTGGTGCCAACCAATCCCAACTTGGAAATTATTGGTGTTTGAATTTGTTGTCAATTTTTGGGTATGGTTGGTTGCTGAGAAATGATGGGAGGAATGGTATGTGAACACTGTGTTTTACTTTATTGAAAACGCAATCCAATTCATCTcagacacccagtgccaattaaaaaaaaaaaaaaactccaatcCAATCCAGTTGTTTAACCCTAATGCAACTAACGTGCTCTCAGCACACAAATCTAGGGCTAATATCCTATCTCACAGGTAATTACTTGTCTCTCCAACCCCTAGGTGTTGGCTCGAGTGGCAAGggtcttggtcttggggtatgcTCCCTAGGTCTAAGTTTTGAATCCTTGGGTAGCACAAACAATTTTTAGCGGCCACGTCTCACTGGTGAAAAGTCGACAATTATTTGATCTGTGTGATGTGGGGGCATTATGTAGGTCCGGGGTTAAACTGGTAAAAGAAATATTGTGTTTGCATGGCCGGGGTTCCTCatcataaaaatgaaaatgacttgTCTCTCCAATTTCTTAATGACCTGTGAGTAGTCTCAATAATCTTTGATGTTCTACTTGATGCATGTGGTTTCAATGGTGTTAATTTGCATTATGGACTAGGAAAGGGCATTCATGATGCTCCAAATGaacaatgaaggaagtgatTATGGAAGTTGGGAAGGTGGAAGCTATGCATATGATGACGAGGATGATTTTGATGATCCCCATGAGGACACTGATGAGGACGATGAGGAGGGATACGATGGAACCAAccttgatgatgatgaggatgcTTTTGATGTGCATGCTCATGATATGGCTGAAGAGGAAAACGACCCCCGTGTTGAATTCGATCCAGCTGTCTTTTTAAGTGATGAGGTCTATGCAAGAGCCCTACAAGATGCTGAAGACATAGAAATGGCTGCTAGACTGTTTGTGCTTGCAGGGTTAAATGATAGTAAGTGTTCATGGCTATTCTAGTACTCTTGTTATATATTTCTTTCTGAAGTTCTTACTGTTTTGCAATGGTTAGGTCTTCTAATAACTGTCCACTATTGCAGGGGAAGCTGACATAGAGGATCATGGTGGTTACTCTCTGACAACAGAAGTGGAAGAGGCaaggattttttaaaatatgctgCAAGCACTGGTGTTGGTAAAAAGCATGCTATGTGCAAAGCAAAAAGCACCAGGGACTGATATTGCATTTAACCCTTAAATAATTTATACGTAGTTAGAACTCTAAAGGATCAAGGAACCCTGACTTGTTTGTTGAATGTAGCGAGTTTAGATATGCTCTTCACCTTCTTGCTATGCTAGTAGTTTTCATATTACAAGGTTGCAAATTATCTTTTTTCTTAAAGTCTCTATACATgcattcagtcatgcttttgaTATACTTCATTGTGCCTTATGCGTTTGCTCTAGGATATCCTATAGCTTAAATGTACCACTTTTTAatagcaaaatttgtttcatattGATGAGACGAGTGGCTTTCAAATTGTTTGAGATGATGAAATTCATTGgattttctttaagaaaatgtCTTGTACACTCTGTGAGGCCTCACTTTCTTTTATAGTTGATCTGAAAATTCACTCTAACCTTAgattttcttgctatttttgatttttggttATCTTTTCTCATTGTAGTACAGATCAATTCTTTTGCCTCACTGTACTCTCTTcagagttttatttatttattttttattaattttagaaaGTACCGTTTAAAAAATCCATACTATGTTGAAATTAAGGTTTCTGTCCTGGTTTTGGGTGCCTTCTGTTAGTTAAATTAGTATGTTGGTGTTCATCTCTTTGCAATGAGACTGGTGCTCATGTCAGCTTACCTACACTTTTGCAGGACACGTGGGAGGAGGTTGACCCCGATGAGCTTTCCTATGAGGTAAACAGGggtaggggtgagcatcggctggtccggaccggcaaaactgaccggaccggcactgtttggaccggaccggaccggaccggacccaattcggtccggtcccatttttaagggaccgaaaagattcggtccggtcccggtccgggagttttccaccccggaccgaatagaaataaaaaaaaaaaaatattatttatatatattatttatataatagtattagcatattactaatatatataatagtatactatatgtatatatattaaatatattacaatataattacataaatattaaaaaaaatgtcattaaatattagcatattatataaatatatagttatcactattactattattacatatagttattagttatagtatagttattattacatatatttattagttatagtattattactaatagactaatagtattagcatattactaatatatatatatataatactatatgtatatatattaaatatattacaatataattacataaatattaaaaaaaatgtcattagataaaaaaaaaaaaaaaagtcaaccttggaccgaatggaccgaccggaccggaccggaccgaataggaccggaccggaccggtcctgatggagttcggtccggtccagggtggaaaAACCctagaccgaataggtccggtccggtccacaaaacctccccggaccggactggaccggaccggaccgaactcaccatTAAACAGGGGTTTTGTTCCTACTGCCTTGGTGgacctttttttttggggggtgtGTGGTTCTCTTGTTTCTTCGATTAACATATGATTTAATATTCAGGAATTGATTGCGCTTGGTGAAGTAGTTGGAACTGAGAGTAGAGGGCTTTCAGCTGATACAATTGCGTCTTTGCCTTCAGTAAATTATAAATCAGGAAGCAATCAGAATGGAAACAATGATTCGTACGCCCACTAGAAACCATTTTTAAAGGttgtataatatttttgctGTGATTAATTTTTGTGCTTGTGTTTCAGATGTGTCATTTGTCGGTTGGACTACGAGGATGGTGAAACATTGACAGTGCTTTCTTGCAAACATTCTTACCATTCTGAATGCATAAGCGATTGGTTGAAAATAAACAAGGTATGTTCATGCACTTCAATATTTGTACTGCCCACAGAGACAATTATAGTTTTGAATGGACACTTATTTTTAGTTATAGTTAGGTCAAGAGAAAATAAGCAGTTATAGTTAGGTTATCGCTTCCACATGAAAATTATGTTTTCCAAGTCGAgggaatataaatattttttaacattagttATTGCTTGGAATATGCTGCTACTGCAATGaggtaatgaaaatgaaatCCTATGTGGCGGGGCTGCTGaagattttgaacaagagtaatactagatacaaCCTTAGGGTGTGCAAGCCCTGTACACTCATTTTGGAAAAAAGTTTTGCCACCATTAGAAAGTgagttttttcatgtggatctcaGATTTacccacttttttcaaagggatTATGTAGGGCTTGCACATCCTAGGACTGTAGAAATAATTTCCCTTTGAACAAAAGGCTAAAGAAGATTGCGATGCCATTGGAAATCACGGAGTGGAGCCATCAACACTTTTtaacatgaaataaataaacgCATGCAAGCCTTATGCTTGATTTCTCTTGGAGTAACCTATCTATTAACACATCGCTAAGTCCCACATTGAATGAGTGAAGTATATAATAGATGTGAGTATGATAAAGGTGCATTCAGTACTACATCCCACATTGCTTCCTTACTAGGCAGAACTGGGTTTTATAATTATTCTAAGGAGCTGCAATTGTAACCATGAAAAgtctttttttagttttagtcCATTGTGGCTTTACAGTTGTTGATATCACAGCAAAGATATAAGGCCTTAAATTTGTTACTCTGCATTCTAATTGAGTCAAACTAAAACCTGTCGACAACCCCGCCCTGAGAGTTGAAAGTAAACCAAGCACAATTTTAGGAGATTCACAGAATTCCTAAAACTATCTCCAATTACATTGCAAATTATGTGAACAGAGTAATAATCTGCTTGAAGGtcgctctatctctctaatttTTCTTCCATGTTTGCCAGCCTTGTGCACTTGAACAGAACAATAGTCTCGCTAACCTTCAAGTTTAAATTCAAGAtttgaagaaagtaaataagAAACCATATGTGGAAAAGAGGAAGAACAAAGTGCAACTAGtcataaatttcaaaaaaacaaGTCACCATTTTAATGTTTGGATTTTGCATCGCTGTGGGTGAGTTATGTAAATCTTGGACTCTTTTGAACTTTGTATACAACAATTTAATTTGCTGCTTTTGGTTCCACATTATGGACAAGTTTTGCATCTGCCATGATGCCTAGAGATTTTGActtttagtttagttttgtttgtttataactCCTAAGTTAGTTAAATTTTCTGATCTACTTGTATATCATATATACATTGAGCCAGTACAAAGTCAAGGCAGGACTGGCTAAAAGGAGAGCCTTCTGGCGATGTTTGCTGCATCCTGAAAATTAAGTGGCCTGCCATTCTTGTATAGTACTTGGGGTCTTATTCTGCACTATGCCATCAATACGACAAATTGCCTCATTGGAGGTAACTTAGCCCACTCATCTAGTGCACTAGTATTGTTAGGTGTCATTAATCTCCTTGTAATTAAGCTAATACAGCATTTTCACATAGGAGTCTCACAGATGTGGGTTCAACAGGGCCACACATGAACTAGAGGGGTGTGGAAATGACAATTGCGAGTGTCGAAATCATTTCCCTTTATCCTTAACATAGACACTCTCCTCAGCAATTCAGGTTGCAATGGAATGTTTAATTGCCTCTTTGGCAGGTCAACACTATTGGATGGATTTTCTAAATATGCCATGttggtttatttttcttttctatatcaACTGACGTCCATCCATGACTTATGGGTGATTGTAAGGCCATCTTcaaggtgtgtgtgtgtgtgtgaaaatCATTTCCCTTTCCATTAACATAGAAGCTCACCCTAGCAACTCAGGTTGCAATGGAATGTTTAATTGCCTTGTCTTTTGGCAGGTCAACGCTAATGAATGGATTTTCTAAATGTCATTtaggtttatttttcttttctatatctACTGACATCCATCCATGACTTATAGATGATTGTAAGGCCACCTTTATCATGCGTGTGTGAAGAATCTCTTGAAAATGAAGGCAGTGATCGGGAAAAGCAAAGTTTTgcaataagaaaaatttatagtgTAATTGCTCCCGAAGTGGTACTTACCCTTAAGAAGGTATCAGAGGGTGAGGTTGTGACTTCAACATCCAGTGCTTGCCAATTAAAAGAAGAAATCCAGTTTATAGAATGTAGAGGCTATTTACTCCTTttgagttaatttattttttccattgaaGTACTCTTGATTCCTAGTGCGTAGCACTATTCTGAAcatgtgctctctctctctctctctctctctctctctctctctctctctctctctctctctaccgtAATATTGAAGTTTTGTGCAATAAGTCTTGATATCTTAATATAATTTCGGCTATCACTTCTATGTGGCCTAAATGAATGATCTAAGTGCCACAACTGTGTATCTGCTACACTCTGGCTTGCTCTTTGaacacattttataaaaataaaataaaaaataaaaagttaggAAGAAAAAAGTTATGAATCTCCCTGTGATTGCAGGTCTGCCCTGTTTGCAACGCTGATGTTTCAATATCCGGCAACAGCTAGTGGAAGTCAAGAATATTAACAACAGTTGGCACACGGCTTTGGGTCATTGCTCTTGTTTCATACAGTTCTCTCGTGTACGGGAGGGAACACAAATGTCCCTGGTTGTCTCCATACTTCTTGAGAATAGTTTTATATCTTTATTAGATCTGGCCTTCTCTTTAAGATTACCTCTGATTAAAGATGGCTTGAGTTATACAAATTGGTAAACTGTTTGCATTGCTTGTGGCTTTTACGCTTCCACCAACTCGCACCATCTTCACTCAAGGCTTGGTTTGTTTAATaattgaattaaatt from Carya illinoinensis cultivar Pawnee chromosome 6, C.illinoinensisPawnee_v1, whole genome shotgun sequence includes:
- the LOC122313936 gene encoding E3 ubiquitin ligase BIG BROTHER-related-like isoform X1 codes for the protein MENKSNAGSDAKVGSECAKPNLTNHHEDPNYVHVEEQEQEVEVGGSGIEQAPQPPRQPPRTPFTNLSQVEADLALARTLQEQERAFMMLQMNNEGSDYGSWEGGSYAYDDEDDFDDPHEDTDEDDEEGYDGTNLDDDEDAFDVHAHDMAEEENDPRVEFDPAVFLSDEVYARALQDAEDIEMAARLFVLAGLNDREADIEDHGGYSLTTEVEEDTWEEVDPDELSYEELIALGEVVGTESRGLSADTIASLPSVNYKSGSNQNGNNDSCVICRLDYEDGETLTVLSCKHSYHSECISDWLKINKMIVRPPLSCVCEESLENEGSDREKQSFAIRKIYSVIAPEVVLTLKKVSEGEVVTSTSSACQLKEEIQFIECRGYLLLLS
- the LOC122313936 gene encoding E3 ubiquitin ligase BIG BROTHER-related-like isoform X2, which codes for MENKSNAGSDAKVGSECAKPNLTNHHEDPNYVHVEEQEQEVEVGGSGIEQAPQPPRQPPRTPFTNLSQVEADLALARTLQEQERAFMMLQMNNEGSDYGSWEGGSYAYDDEDDFDDPHEDTDEDDEEGYDGTNLDDDEDAFDVHAHDMAEEENDPRVEFDPAVFLSDEVYARALQDAEDIEMAARLFVLAGLNDREADIEDHGGYSLTTEVEEDTWEEVDPDELSYEELIALGEVVGTESRGLSADTIASLPSVNYKSGSNQNGNNDSCVICRLDYEDGETLTVLSCKHSYHSECISDWLKINKVCPVCNADVSISGNS